One window from the genome of Paramisgurnus dabryanus chromosome 20, PD_genome_1.1, whole genome shotgun sequence encodes:
- the LOC135786705 gene encoding tripartite motif-containing protein 16-like protein isoform X3 has protein sequence MADSSILWAEEQFRCSICLDLLKDPVTIPCGHNYCMRCIGCYWNHDGQSGACRCPQCRKSFASRPVLFTNVLLAEMVQKLKKITNQDDVRCDVCTEPCVNCQHQHENSVKDKHRNHHTVTAVSKMTKIQGHLGQMQKKVQQKIQQREQELEKLKEAVESHKRSAQTAVEKSEKIFTELISCIERSRSEVTQLIRDQEKAVVSQAEGLLKQLEQEIKDLRRRKAELEKLSQNHDQIHVLQSCKSLSVSGSSELPRIDVSTLLCYDDVDKSLNKLRDKLQSFCREEIKMISSTVIKCQIISSTLDENRENFLRYFRHFTLDLNTVNKNFRLSEGNRAITDTDTTYKYPEHPDRFHGWKQVLCKESVSDHCYCEVELTRSNAVSISVSYKSIGRKGMGDECRFGYNDQSWRLFCSPSRFSFCHNKKVTDLPVISNCCKIGVDVDHSAGVLSFYNVSDTMTLIHRVQTTFTKPLYLGLGLSMNSTVKLAS, from the exons ATGGCAGACAGCAGTATTTTATGGGCTGAGGAGCAGTTCAGATGCTCCATCTGTCTTGATCTACTCAAGGATCCAGTGACCATACCATGTGGACACAATTACTGTATGAGATGCATTGGATGCTACTGGAATCACGATGGACAAAGTGGAGCCTGCAGGTGCCCACAGTGCAGAAAGAGCTTCGCTTCAAGACctgttttatttacaaatgtattgttggctgAAATGGTGCAGAAACTGAAGAAGATTACAAATCAAGATGATGTGAGATGTGACGTCTGCACTGAGCCGTGTGTTAATTGTCAACATCAACATGAGAATTCAGTTAAAG ATAAACACAGAAATCATCACACTGTAACAGCTGTGTCAAAAATGACCAAGATACAG GGTCATTTGGGGcaaatgcaaaaaaaagttCAGCAGAAGATTCAACAGCGAGAGCAAGAACTTGAGAAGTTAAAAGAAGCTGTAGAGTCACATAAG CGTTCTGCACAGACAGCAGTGGAGAAGAGTGAGAAGATCTTTACTGAACTCATCTCATGCATTGAGAGAAGTCGCTCTGAGGTGACACAGCTGATCAGAGATCAGGAAAAGGCTGTTGTGAGTCAAGCTGAAGGTCTCTTGAAACAGCTGGAGCAGGAGATTAAAGATCTGAGGAGGAGAAAAGCTGAGTTGGAGAAGCTTTCACAAAATCACGATCAAATTCATGTCCTCCAG AGCTGCAAGTCTCTTTCTGTCTCTGGATCTTCAGAATTACCCAGAATCGATGTCAGTACTCTCCTCTGTTATGATGATGTTGACAAATCTCTTAATAAACTCAGAGACAAACTGCAGAGTTTCTGTAGAGAGGAAATCAAAATGATATCTAGTACAG TGATAAAATGTCAAATCATTTCCAGTACACTAGATGAAAACCGAGAGAATTTTCTCAGAT ATTTCCGTCACTTCACTCTGGATCTAAACacagtaaataaaaactttCGTCTGTCTGAAGGGAACAGAGCGATTACAGACACGGACACCACCTATAAATACCCCGAACATCCTGACAGATTTCATGGTTGGAAGCAAGTGTTGTGTAAAGAGAGCGTGAGCGATCACTGTTACTGTGAAGTTGAATTGACTCGGAGTAATGCCGTGTCTATATCAGTGTCATATAAGAGCATCGGTCGAAAGGGAATGGGTGATGAATGCCGATTTGGATATAATGATCAGTCCTGGAGATTATTCTGCTCTCCTTCCAGATTCTCATTCTGTCATAATAAAAAAGTCACAGATCTTCCAGTAATAAGCAACTGTTGTAAAATAGGAGTGGATGTAGATCACAGCGCAGGCGTCTTGTCTTTCTACAATGTTTCTGATACAATGACACTCATTCACAGAGTCCAAACTACATTCACTAAACCTCTCTATCTAGGACTTGGATTAAGCATGAACTCAACGGTTAAACTGGCGTCTTAG
- the LOC135786705 gene encoding tripartite motif-containing protein 16-like protein isoform X2: protein MYPGRYISRSISLYFTQLSLSREMADSSILWAEEQFRCSICLDLLKDPVTIPCGHNYCMRCIGCYWNHDGQSGAYRCPQCRKSFASRPVLFTNVLLAEMVQKLKKITNQDENSDKHRNHHTVTAVSKMTKIQGHLGQMQKKVQQKIQQREQELEKLKEAVESHKRSAQTAVEKSEKIFTELISCIERSRSEVTQLIRDQEKAVVSQAEGLLKQLEQEIKDLRRRKAELEKLSQNHDQIHVLQSCKSLSVSGSSELPRIDVSTLLCYDDVDKSLNKLRDKLQSFCREEIKMISSTVIKCQIISSTLDENRENFLRYFRHFTLDLNTVNKNFRLSEGNRAITDTDTTYKYPEHPDRFHGWKQVLCKESVSDHCYCEVELTRSNAVSISVSYKSIGRKGMGDECRFGYNDQSWRLFCSPSRFSFCHNKKVTDLPVISNCCKIGVDVDHSAGVLSFYNVSDTMTLIHRVQTTFTKPLYLGLGLSMNSTVKLAS, encoded by the exons ATGTACCCAGGGAGGTATATAAGCCGTTCAATCAGTCTGTACTTCAcacaactctctctctctcgtgaaATGGCAGACAGCAGTATTTTATGGGCTGAGGAGCAGTTCAGATGCTCCATCTGTCTTGATCTACTCAAGGATCCAGTGACCATACCATGTGGACACAATTACTGTATGAGATGCATTGGATGCTATTGGAATCACGATGGACAAAGTGGAGCTTACAGGTGCCCACAGTGCAGAAAGAGCTTTGCTTCAAGACctgttttatttacaaatgtattgttggctgAAATGGTGCAGAAACTGAAGAAGATTACAAATCAAGATGAGAATTCAG ATAAACACAGAAATCATCACACTGTAACAGCTGTGTCAAAAATGACCAAGATACAG GGTCATTTGGGGcaaatgcaaaaaaaagttCAGCAGAAGATTCAACAGCGAGAGCAAGAACTTGAGAAGTTAAAAGAAGCTGTAGAGTCACATAAG CGTTCTGCACAGACAGCAGTGGAGAAGAGTGAGAAGATCTTTACTGAACTCATCTCATGCATTGAGAGAAGTCGCTCTGAGGTGACACAGCTGATCAGAGATCAGGAAAAGGCTGTTGTGAGTCAAGCTGAAGGTCTCTTGAAACAGCTGGAGCAGGAGATTAAAGATCTGAGGAGGAGAAAAGCTGAGTTGGAGAAGCTTTCACAAAATCACGATCAAATTCATGTCCTCCAG AGCTGCAAGTCTCTTTCTGTCTCTGGATCTTCAGAATTACCCAGAATCGATGTCAGTACTCTCCTCTGTTATGATGATGTTGACAAATCTCTTAATAAACTCAGAGACAAACTGCAGAGTTTCTGTAGAGAGGAAATCAAAATGATATCTAGTACAG TGATAAAATGTCAAATCATTTCCAGTACACTAGATGAAAACCGAGAGAATTTTCTCAGAT ATTTCCGTCACTTCACTCTGGATCTAAACacagtaaataaaaactttCGTCTGTCTGAAGGGAACAGAGCGATTACAGACACGGACACCACCTATAAATACCCCGAACATCCTGACAGATTTCATGGTTGGAAGCAAGTGTTGTGTAAAGAGAGCGTGAGCGATCACTGTTACTGTGAAGTTGAATTGACTCGGAGTAATGCCGTGTCTATATCAGTGTCATATAAGAGCATCGGTCGAAAGGGAATGGGTGATGAATGCCGATTTGGATATAATGATCAGTCCTGGAGATTATTCTGCTCTCCTTCCAGATTCTCATTCTGTCATAATAAAAAAGTCACAGATCTTCCAGTAATAAGCAACTGTTGTAAAATAGGAGTGGATGTAGATCACAGCGCAGGCGTCTTGTCTTTCTACAATGTTTCTGATACAATGACACTCATTCACAGAGTCCAAACTACATTCACTAAACCTCTCTATCTAGGACTTGGATTAAGCATGAACTCAACGGTTAAACTGGCGTCTTAG
- the LOC135786705 gene encoding tripartite motif-containing protein 16-like protein isoform X1, with translation MYPGRYISRSISLYFTQLSLSREMADSSILWAEEQFRCSICLDLLKDPVTIPCGHNYCMRCIGCYWNHDGQSGAYRCPQCRKSFASRPVLFTNVLLAEMVQKLKKITNQDENSDEHRNHHTVPSGTKMTKIQGHLGQMQKNVQQKIQQREQELEKLKEAVESHKRSAQTAVEKSEKIFTELNSCIERSHFEVTQLIRDQEKTVVSQAEGLLKQLEQEIKDLRRRKVELEELSQNKDQIHVLQSCKSLSVSGSSELPRIDVSTLLSYDDVDKSLNKLRDKLQSFCREEIKMISSTVIKCQIVSSPLDENREDFLRYFRHFTLDLNTVNKNFRLSEGNRAITDTDTTYKYPEHPDRFHGWKQVLCKESVSDHGYCEVELTRGNAVSISVSYKSIGRKGMGDECRFGYNDQSWRLFCSPSRFSFCHNKKVTDLPVISNCCKIGLDVDHSAGVLSFYNVSDTMTLIHRVQTTFTKPLYLGLGLSMNSTVKLASLTI, from the exons ATGTACCCAGGGAGGTATATAAGCCGTTCAATCAGTCTGTACTTCAcacaactctctctctctcgtgaaATGGCAGACAGCAGTATTTTATGGGCTGAGGAGCAGTTCAGATGCTCCATCTGTCTTGATCTACTCAAGGATCCAGTGACCATACCATGTGGACACAATTACTGTATGAGATGCATTGGATGCTATTGGAATCACGATGGACAAAGTGGAGCTTACAGGTGCCCACAGTGCAGAAAGAGCTTTGCTTCAAGACctgttttatttacaaatgtattgttggctgAAATGGTGCAGAAACTGAAGAAGATTACAAATCAAGATGAGAATTCAG aTGAACACAGAAATCATCACACTGTCCCATCTGGGACAAAAATGACCAAGATACAG GGTCATTTGGGGCAAATGCAAAAAAACGTTCAGCAGAAGATTCAACAGCGAGAGCAAGAACTTGAGAAGTTAAAAGAAGCTGTAGAGTCACATAAG CGTTCTGCACAGACAGCAGTGGAGAAGAGTGAGAAGATCTTTACTGAACTCAACTCATGCATTGAGAGAAGTCACTTTGAGGTGACACAGCTGATCAGAGATCAGGAAAAGACGGTTGTGAGTCAAGCTGAAGGTCTCTTGAAACAGTTGGAGCAGGAGATTAAAGATCTGAGGAGGAGAAAAGTCGAGTTGGAGGAGCTTTCACAAAATAAGGATCAAATTCACGTCCTCCAG aGCTGCAAATCTCTTTCTGTCTCTGGATCTTCAGAATTACCCAGAATCGATGTCAGTACTCTCCTCTCTTATGATGATGTTGACAAATCTCTTAATAAACTCAGAGACAAACTGCAAAGTTTCTGTAGAGAGGAAATCAAAATGATATCTAGTACAG TGATAAAATGTCAAATCGTTTCCAGTCCACTAGATGAAAACCGAGAGGATTTTCTCAGAT ATTTCCGTCACTTCACTCTGGATCTAAACacagtaaataaaaactttCGTCTGTCTGAAGGGAACAGAGCGATTACAGACACGGACACCACCTATAAATACCCCGAACATCCTGACAGATTTCATGGTTGGAAGCAAGTGTTGTGTAAAGAGAGCGTGAGCGATCACGGTTACTGTGAAGTTGAACTGACTCGGGGTAATGCCGTGTCTATATCAGTGTCATATAAGAGCATCGGTCGAAAGGGAATGGGTGATGAATGCCGATTTGGATATAATGATCAGTCCTGGAGATTATTCTGCTCTCCTTCCAGATTCTCATTCTGTCATAATAAAAAAGTCACCGATCTTCCAGTAATAAGCAACTGTTGTAAAATAGGATTGGATGTAGATCACAGCGCAGGCGTCTTGTCTTTCTACAATGTTTCTGATACAATGACACTCATTCACAGAGTCCAAACTACATTCACTAAACCTCTCTATCTAGGGCTTGGATTAAGCATGAACTCAACGGTTAAACTGGCGTCTTTAACCATTTAA